Proteins found in one Plasmodium sp. gorilla clade G2 genome assembly, chromosome: 14 genomic segment:
- a CDS encoding ribosome biogenesis protein BOP1, putative yields MNQNGEINTKKNEGKNKEQNKDGDKKKVKKLNDDKEELLENGVTNVVGEFDDEKEGNEEMNIFENITEKSKKKKDTKKMKKKKKLEKMKNLNNNTNNEKDEKDFIEMYKKKDIKKKKKKNIKKDKKKTKDTDYEDTVVSSEIHDIITGTGDNSNIYINEEIDESDDEYNINTLGNFDLQNYEDFDIIGYDIEGKKIYKSDENLIDDFIKSRKDENYWRTIKDVKNNRVIQLTDADLQIIKSIRENKVATVLNDANYIYENDKEEYKLYPSGIINPKKNEENGSVHERKKILKIMKYLRNKEKYPERYKDKKENDEDNLYDLWNNRIYDEFNNINEISLPHILPGHKYSYNPPPELMLSSSEKRNLLKNNKDAFIPQNFKNIRNIEYYKKTYFDLYQRCLDIYLCSRSLKNVLHINKEDLLPKLPSKKSLKPYPECAFIHYISKEQEDEKTIDDINNMKMNKWISSYLYPIDVNENDHCVYTIYDNKLCIFDILTSYNIATIDLLHYFKSIRPLKTKKKSIDEDIHSNIIIKVNKAYSILAISYSNVVFILHYETYVPPVKSQCETVVDNIYDTNSDEKRKKQKSGEINIIKMNKSKNDALEEESISEGDDNFDDDGDENFDDDDDENFDDDDYENFDEDDDNMESDASYDAGTNNNTENTNNDNISKKKKQVHLNRNMVYNKTKGLLSAYHSNFKNSEEYCYSKDLNVKWMLLKSNHKKIKYCVAIKHEGEIKHISWNNNGNYLSVTCMRSLGQYNHCYLHHMKSMKSIKLIKKYKQKRGNIISTMFFPKSPYFMVAFENNIIIYNLKATNKKERIFKKLRGVQNITSMDVHRNESYILVSDSLGNVFIFDLDLSCNPYKKFHLQECPLKKVQFHKSYNLFYSLSDNGKINLFYSKFFQDYITNPVLLPIKEISNESKIVDIVWSENKPWFFIYTQNNFSVLYT; encoded by the exons atgaatcAAAATGgagaaataaatacaaaaaagaatgaaggaaagaataaagaacaaaataaggatggagataaaaaaaaagttaaaaaaTTGAATGATGATAAAGAAGAATTATTAGAAAATGGTGTAACTAATGTAGTTGGAGAATTTGATGATGAAAAGGAAGGCAACGAagaaatgaatatttttgaaaacaTTACTGAGAAAAGCAAGAAGAAGAAAGATActaagaaaatgaagaaaaaaaaaaaattagaaaaaatgaaaaacttGAATAATAATACGAATAATGAGAAAGATGAAAAGGATTTTATAGAAATgtataagaaaaaagatataaaaaaaaaaaaaaaaaaaaatataaagaaggataaaaaaaaaactaaagATACCGATTATGAAGATACTGTTGTTAGTAGTGAAATTCATGATATAATTACAGGGACAGGTGATAacagtaatatatatattaatgaagaAATTGATGAAAGTGATGATgagtataatataaatactcTTGGAAATTTTGACCTTCAGAATTATGAGGACTTTGATATCATtg gTTATGATATTGAGGGAAAGAAAATCTACAAAAGTGATGAAAATCTAATTGATGATTTTATAAAGTCTAGAAAAGATGAAAATTATTGGAGAACAATAAAAGATGTTAAAAATAATCGTGTTATTCAATTAACAGATGCGGATCTGCAAATAATAAAGAGTATAAGGGAAAATAAAGTTGCAACTGTTTTGAATGATgctaattatatatatgaaaatgataaggaagaatataaattatatccaTCTGGTATTATAAATCCaaagaaaaatgaagaaaatggtTCTGTTCatgaaagaaagaaaattttaaaaattatgaaatatttaagaaataaagaaaagtATCCAGAAAGATATAAAGAtaagaaagaaaatgatgaagataatttatatgatttatggaataatagaatatatgatgaatttaataatatcaatgaAATCAGTTTACCACATATATTACCTGGACATAAATACAGTTACAACCCACCACCTGAATTAATGTTAAGTTCAtcagaaaaaagaaatcttttgaaaaataataaagatgcATTCATTCctcaaaattttaaaaatattagaaatattgaatattataaaaagacatattttgatttatatcAAAGATgtttagatatatatttatgttcaAGATCATTGAAAAATGTAttgcatataaataaagaagattTACTACCAAAATTACCTTCAAAAAAATCATTGAAACCATATCCCGAATGTGCctttattcattatattagTAAAGAACAGGAAGATGAAAAAACTATagatgatattaataatatgaagatGAATAAATGGATctcttcatatttatatcctATAGatgtaaatgaaaatgatcaTTGTGTTTATACTAtctatgataataaattgtGTATTTTTGATATTCTTACATCATACAATATAGCAACTATAGATTTATTGCATTATTTTAAATCGATCCGTcctttaaaaacaaaaaagaagTCAATAGATGAAGATATTCATAGCAATATCATAATCAAAGTGAATAAGGCTTATTCAATTTTAGCTATATCCTATTCGAATGTTGTATTCATTTTGCATTATGAGACATATGTTCCACCTGTTAAATCGCAATGTGAAACAGTGGTAgacaatatatatgatacgAATAGCGatgaaaagagaaaaaaacaaaaaagtggggaaattaatataattaaaatgaataaatcaaaaaatgATGCTCTTGAAGAGGAGAGTATTTCAGAAGGAGATGATAATTTTGATGATGATGGTGATGAAAAttttgatgatgatgatgatgaaaattttgatgatgatgattatgAAAATTTCGATGaggatgatgataatatggaAAGTGATGCATCATATGATGCtggaacaaataataatacagaaaatacaaataatgataatatatcaaaaaagaagaaacagGTACACCTTAATAGAAATATGGTATATAACAAAACGAAAGGATTACTTAGTGCTTATCAtagtaattttaaaaattcagAAGAATATTGTTATTCTAAAGATTTAAATGTAAAATGGATGCTTCTTAAATCTAACCACAAg aaaataaaatattgtgTTGCTATTAAACATGAGGGAGAGATAAAACACATTTCATGGAATAACAATG gtAATTATTTATCTGTTACATGTATGAGAAGTCTTGGTCAATATAATCACTGTTATTTACATCATATGAAATCTATGAAATCTATAAAgctgataaaaaaatataagcaGAAAAGGGGAAATATTATTAGTACAATGTTCTTTCCAAAAAGCCCTTATTTTATGGTTGcctttgaaaataatataat aatttataatttaaaagccACTAATAAGAAAGAACGAATTTTTAAGAAACTGAGGGGTGTACAGAATATAACAAGTATGGATGTACATAGAAATGAAAGTTATATATTAGTTTCAGATTCTTTAGGAAacgtttttatttttgatttaGATTTGTCATGTAAtccttataaaaaatttcattTACAAGAATGTCCATTGAAAAAAGTACAGTTTCATAAatcttataatttattttattccttAAGTGATAatggaaaaataaatttattttattctaagTTCTTTCAAGATTATATAACAAACCCAGTTTTATTACCGATCAAAGAAATATCGAACGAATCAAAAATAGTGGATATTGTATGGTCAGAAAACAAACCTTGGTTTTTTATCTACACccaaaataatttttctgtTTTATATACTTAG
- a CDS encoding RNA-binding protein, putative, which translates to MSIIDDQAIDKHKVFVRNIKESDVPLITKEFERICNKHFFFSNNSYTSKNAICHFKSAKDAEDFISKYNNIKLCNSYIKSEYALKKKYEDKKLISIVYNRQKIKYDNSLKIYTDCNIDNIVILNFLKSLYVNNTNLIFPLVEGHNKSESNSNIYNNINNSTYKNNDKIIGDNNNSSKFIDDIEIVSDKKNIKFEDIIINVEKEIKHSSNNEKKNKNNNTRLIDKNGSKKIKIVYVIEFLNIKIAKIFFSLINKTVFQNFLKDQNIKNNNNNNNNNNNNNNNNNNNNSIHFRYFFHELCQTKKNDKKVILQNLSRSCHIENIQKLFKHIEQNIKIFFPKKNNKKQGYAIVSFSSSNNAKKALQLNKTKLCGNIITIQTINNNNDKSNAKDEEHNKYIKENEVNIKRENQEEEKINEHGKKYDEDDENDEDDENDENDENDEDDENDENDDDEEDDEDEEDDENDDNIENNNDNVDNGSDKPFNKMKNLKKKSNDLIIKPNNEKQKKNLNDVQEGKTLFITNIPPETTDEEIRNYIINNINKNYIYIKTCQSNNKNLSVFVKLKYKQDADAFLKKIGEYEYDENSDQNDNTNNDENNNSNSNNNNPISDEEENIIDTFYKNKKNKKEKMKKILLKENKNKQNINSEILFFKNTYLMIKRAINKDLIKDKTKNNIKSTDEENENNLKKKKQNNIHLINDNNVNNENLSENIIKRNNNLMQKKKELLKNKNFFINPCRIYIRNYPAVLEQNTFRQLITKYFTPIIMKKYNMKKKEAFKKASEIIKKIKIIKDIDTNSKDVNISNEQSSKLKNKNILLNTNNNNNNVASKNGKNYICFVDINKHENAKKMIQLLQNNNIYDLINEIIYKKKFQTIKKNKNIIYVDYCIEDIRMIHIKKIKEEKFLNHIKQQNLNKNTNNKIIDKKKKNKKKNKVSRGKRQREKKRLLKMKNEGTNILNVINTTTLTQQINNQDNNKKNNVTSNNNKDKYTKLKKLNKNNTSIDEKKENKTKKNVINKKEVDKPKEAKSKKKKKKKDDVKLIRKDVLNFLNKINK; encoded by the exons atgAGCATTATTGACGATCAGGCTATAGATAAACACAAAGTGTTTGTAAGAAATATCAAAGAAAGTGATGTACCTTTAATAACAAAAGAATTTGAAAGAATATGTAATaagcatttttttttttctaacaATAGTTACACCTCAAAAAATGCTATATGTCATTTTAAAAGTGCAAAAGATGCAGAAGattttatatcaaaatataataatataaaattatgtaatagttatataaaaagtgaATATgctttaaagaaaaaatatgaagataagaaattaatatctattgtatataataggcaaaaaattaaatatgataactcacttaaaatatatactgattgtaatatagataatattgtaatattaaattttttaaaaagtctatatgttaataatacgaatttaatatttccatTAGTAGAAGGGCATAATAAATCAGAAtctaatagtaatatatataataatataaataatagtacatataaaaataatgataaaataataggggataataataattcctCGAAATTTATTGATGACATAGAAATTGTTtcagataaaaaaaatataaagtttgaagatataattatcaatgtagaaaaagaaatcaaACATTCTAGTaacaatgaaaaaaaaaataaaaataataatacacgTTTGATAGATAAAAATGGTtctaagaaaataaaaattgtgTATGTTATAGAATttcttaatataaaaattgccaaaatctttttttcattaataaacaaaacggtatttcaaaattttctgaaagatcaaaatataaaaaataacaacaataataataacaataataataataataacaacaataataataataataatagtatacATTTTAGATACTTTTTTCATGAACTCTgtcaaacaaaaaaaaacgaTAAAAAAGTTATTCTTCAAAATTTAAGTAGATCGTGtcatatagaaaatatacaaaaattatttaaacatatagaacaaaatattaaaatatttttccctaagaaaaataataaaaaacaagGATATGCTATAGTCTCCTTTTCTTCATCAAATAATGCAAAAAAAGCTTTACAAttaaacaaaacaaaactGTGTGGTAACATAATAACCATACAAACgataaacaataataatgataaaagtaATGCGAAGGATGAAGAACATAATAAGTATATCAAAGAAAATGAggttaatataaaaagggaaaaccaagaggaagaaaaaattaatgaacatggtaaaaaatatgatgaagatgatgaaaatgatgaagatgatgaaaatgatgaaaatgatgaaaatgatgaagatgatgaaaatgatgaaaatgatgacgatgaagaagatgatgaagatgaagaagatgatgaaaatgacgacaatattgaaaataataatgataatgtcGATAATGGTTCTGATAAAccttttaataaaatgaaaaatttaaaaaaaaaaagtaatgatCTTATTATAAAACCAAATAAtgagaaacaaaaaaaaaacctgAACGATGTTCAAGAAGGGAAAACTTTATTTATTACTAACATCCCTCCAGAAACTACAGATGAAGAAATTAGAaactatattataaataatataaataaaaattatatatatataaaaacttgTCAGAgcaataataaaaatctaTCCGTGTTTGTCAAATTAAAGTATAAACAGGATGCTGATgcttttttaaagaaaattgGGGAATAcgaatatgatgaaaatagcgatcaaaatgataatacaaataatgatgaaaataataatagtaatagtaataataataatccaaTTAGTGATGaggaagaaaatattattgacACATTTTATAAgaacaagaaaaataaaaaagaaaaaatgaaaaaaattttattaaaagaaaataaaaataagcaGAATATAAATTCAGAAATTctgttttttaaaaacactTATCTAATGATTAAAAGAGCAATCAATAAAGATTTAATCAAAgacaaaacaaaaaacaatataaaatcaACAGATGAAGAAAACGAaaacaatttaaaaaaaaaaaaacaaaataatatacacctaattaatgataataatgtaaataatgaaaacttaagtgaaaatattattaaaagaaataataatttgatgcaaaaaaaaaaagaacttttaaaaaataaaaatttctttATAAATCCAtgtagaatatatataagaaactATCCAGCAGTGTTAGAACAAAATACCTTTAGACAACTTATAACCAAATATTTTACACCGATAATtatgaagaaatataatatgaaaaaaaaagaagctTTTAAAAAAGCTTctgaaataattaaaaaaattaaaataatcaaaGATATAGATACAAATTCAAAGGATGTAAATATTTCAAACGAACAATCgtcaaaattaaaaaataaaaatattctacTCAATACAAacaataacaacaataatgtGGCTAGTAAAAATGgtaagaattatatatgttttgtaGATATTAATAAACATGAAAACGCAAAGAAAATGATACAActattacaaaataataatatatatgatctaatcaatgaaattatttataagaaaaagtttcaaactattaaaaaaaacaaaaatataatttatgtagATTATTGTATTGAAGATATAAGaatgatacatataaaaaaaattaaagaagaaaaattcttaaatcatataaaacaacaaaatctaaacaaaaatacaaataacaaaattatagataagaaaaaaaaaaataaaaaaaaaaataaagtcaGTAGAGGTAAAAGAcagagagaaaaaaaaagattattaaaaatgaaaaatgaaggtactaatatattaaatgtaatCAATACCACTACATTGACgcaacaaataaataatcaagacaataataagaaaaataacgTAACTTCTAACAAcaataaagataaatatacaaaactcaagaaattaaacaaaaataatacgtccatagatgaaaaaaaagaaaacaaaacaaaaaaaaatgtcaTAAATAAGAAAGAGGTAGACAAACCAAAGGAAgctaaatcaaaaaaaaaaaaaaaaaaaaaagatgatgTG aAATTAATTAGGAAGGATGTATTAAATTTTCTGAATAAAATCAATAAAtag
- a CDS encoding RNA-binding protein, putative — MEDNNLNNVLKNDEVPAKSVEGWIIIITNIHGEARDDYIKEVFEKFGQIKNLHLNIDRRTGFLKGYAFLEYENFVDAKRAIDEMDGTMLLNQEIHVDWAFVQEKSKT, encoded by the exons atggAAGATAATAATCTGAATAACGTtcttaaaaatgatgaagtCCCAGCAAAAT CTGTAGAAGGCTGGATAATTATCATAACAAATATACACGGAGAAGCCAGAGATGATTACATAAAAGAAGTTTTTGAAAAATTTggacaaataaaaaatttacatttaaatatagaTAGAAGAACAGGTTTTCTAAAAGGATATGCATTTCTtgaatatgaaaattttgtAGACGCAAAAAGAGCAATAGAtg aaaTGGATGGTACTATGCTACTAAATCAAGAGATACATGTAGACTGGGCTTTTGTGCAAGAAAAAAGTAAAACTTGA